From the Maioricimonas rarisocia genome, one window contains:
- a CDS encoding DUF1844 domain-containing protein — protein sequence MSSDSNADRPELEVHSDEDWKERVKEEDARRDAEAASTQPTSEGQEPSGESEGSAFDDIDPSRLPPASFPLIVEMLSTQALVALGMIPEPGTSEPKLRLNLARHLIDLLGVIDQKTKGNLDEGEEQLLENTLHQLRMVYLERSRG from the coding sequence ATGAGCAGTGATTCCAATGCGGATCGTCCCGAACTGGAAGTCCATTCCGACGAGGACTGGAAGGAACGCGTCAAGGAAGAGGACGCCCGCCGCGACGCCGAGGCAGCGTCCACGCAGCCGACTTCTGAAGGACAGGAGCCGTCCGGCGAAAGCGAAGGCTCTGCGTTCGACGACATCGATCCGTCCCGGTTGCCGCCGGCCAGTTTTCCGCTTATTGTCGAGATGCTTTCGACCCAGGCGCTGGTCGCTCTGGGGATGATTCCCGAGCCGGGCACCAGCGAACCGAAGCTGCGGCTCAACCTCGCCCGGCACCTGATCGATCTGCTCGGCGTGATCGATCAGAAGACCAAAGGGAATCTCGACGAAGGAGAGGAGCAGTTGCTGGAGAATACGTTGCATCAGCTCCGGATGGTGTACCTCGAGCGCTCACGGGGTTGA